From the genome of Candidatus Cloacimonas sp., one region includes:
- a CDS encoding protein MraZ produces MSGEFLGIFENAVHKQRVIIPAAFKKKFAEESEKKVVVTLGPNDTIAIYPLDCWKATLERLKNGDEHSHKLRTQLIDFAMTEQELEGPGRVRIHEILLNEVNITDKVVIKGEGHYISLWNPKVYSEVRAGKLNLHRKQFSSEDYQL; encoded by the coding sequence ATGTCTGGTGAATTTCTTGGTATCTTTGAAAATGCTGTGCACAAACAGCGAGTAATTATTCCGGCAGCTTTCAAAAAGAAATTTGCAGAAGAATCCGAAAAAAAAGTTGTGGTTACTTTAGGTCCCAATGACACGATAGCAATTTATCCTCTGGATTGCTGGAAAGCTACCCTGGAACGCTTAAAAAACGGAGATGAGCATTCTCATAAGCTAAGAACGCAATTGATAGATTTTGCAATGACAGAACAGGAATTGGAAGGACCGGGTAGAGTTCGTATTCATGAGATATTACTCAACGAAGTTAATATTACCGATAAGGTTGTAATTAAAGGAGAGGGGCATTATATATCTCTTTGGAATCCAAAGGTTTATAGTGAAGTGCGTGCCGGTAAACTAAATTTACATCGCAAGCAATTCTCATCTGAGGATTATCAATTATGA
- a CDS encoding UDP-N-acetylmuramoyl-L-alanyl-D-glutamate--2,6-diaminopimelate ligase → MITRILNALQQHSLLIETGNLDQLQNWQGSVQTDNRKIKPGDIFVCIKGANFDGHNFISSALEMGASLIVCLEVPNSAIPYIKVNDTRKAAAVIARTVMLPEKIPFTLIGITGTNGKTTTSLMLYEALRNLGFRCGWIGTLGYYINGETFPGERTTPDIIELNEIFADMIEAKVNYVVMEVSSHSLSLDRVYGVQFSYCLFSNLGYDHLDFHLNRENYGKAKMSFFEQGAKDGAFCIINTQDPFGAQIQEMLNNKQAKLYTLGGSDADFQYADIKTDIHNSSFKLLSAQVEIPVQSCLIGSFNIQNLGLAALTLYALGFKPSAISNSLKDIPPVKGRLERVENNLGIGIFIDYAHTPDAIDNVLKAVEDLPHKRILTLMGAGGDRDKSKRPLMLKSALNHSDVVVVSDDNPRSENPESIIKDIVSSSALFLPWWIIRNRMQAITSLISLAQKDDLVVICGKGHEDYQEIEGIKHHFDDREATLKALEMKGTKEKADDELILPIDKTLLQLLFLPHWEPEPKGYKEPVSYPYLSTDSRVTKPGSLFVAIKGEKYDGHNYLQNVLSIAENCALSEIPSPQNISNPEALYFQVANSQEAMGLICRKYLQLFAAKRIALTGSTGKTTCKELMAKVLQTSAPVLKTLANENNMIGLCKTILRIKPEHQYAVLELGTNHFGEIKALADVADPEIGIIINIGPSHLEYFGDEEGVFNEKITLFNRSLALRLYPGDDSRFENIAPEGISIGYTEKCDYRITQHQYSANSQSFYLNSDLWNLPYGAPHYALNASFAIVLGIKSGIGRDQIQAALNSPILLELRNQIEKRGSGLLIADCYNANPYSMQKALEYWQTLYPEQPHYAILGDMLELGESSILYHQLISAMLAEMRYEQLITVGNYARIYHPEKESAVIHYDTVGQLISSEQWKTIPDNAVILVKGSHSIQLERIIPFLKGEN, encoded by the coding sequence GTGATTACCAGAATCCTGAATGCACTACAACAACATTCTCTGCTGATAGAAACAGGCAATTTGGATCAATTGCAAAACTGGCAGGGAAGCGTGCAGACAGATAACAGGAAAATTAAACCCGGCGATATTTTCGTCTGTATTAAAGGTGCCAATTTTGATGGTCATAACTTTATTTCTTCAGCCCTTGAGATGGGTGCCTCTCTTATTGTTTGTCTGGAAGTGCCAAATTCTGCTATCCCTTATATAAAAGTGAACGACACCAGGAAAGCTGCTGCAGTAATTGCTCGCACAGTGATGCTCCCTGAAAAGATTCCTTTTACTTTAATTGGCATAACCGGCACAAACGGTAAAACAACAACTTCGCTGATGTTGTATGAAGCACTGAGAAACTTGGGTTTTCGTTGTGGTTGGATTGGCACTTTGGGCTATTATATTAACGGGGAAACTTTTCCCGGTGAGAGAACTACTCCCGATATAATTGAACTAAATGAGATTTTTGCAGATATGATAGAGGCAAAGGTAAACTATGTAGTTATGGAGGTCTCTTCGCATTCACTTTCCCTGGATAGAGTGTATGGCGTGCAATTTAGCTACTGTCTGTTCAGCAACCTGGGATATGACCATTTGGATTTTCATCTGAATAGAGAAAACTACGGTAAAGCTAAAATGAGCTTTTTTGAACAAGGGGCAAAAGATGGAGCTTTTTGCATAATCAATACTCAAGACCCTTTTGGGGCTCAAATACAGGAAATGCTGAATAACAAGCAGGCAAAGCTCTATACCCTTGGGGGTAGCGATGCGGATTTTCAATATGCAGATATTAAAACTGATATTCATAATAGCAGTTTTAAGCTTCTCTCGGCTCAAGTGGAAATACCTGTTCAAAGCTGTTTAATCGGCAGTTTCAATATTCAAAATCTGGGGCTGGCGGCTCTAACATTATATGCCTTAGGTTTCAAGCCCTCTGCAATATCCAATTCTTTAAAGGATATTCCCCCCGTAAAAGGCAGATTGGAAAGAGTAGAAAATAACTTGGGAATAGGGATTTTTATTGATTATGCTCATACTCCCGATGCAATTGATAATGTGTTAAAAGCAGTTGAAGATTTACCGCATAAAAGAATTTTAACCCTGATGGGAGCAGGTGGCGATAGAGATAAAAGTAAAAGACCTTTAATGTTGAAATCAGCTTTAAATCATAGCGATGTTGTTGTTGTCAGTGACGATAATCCGCGCAGTGAAAATCCCGAATCCATCATTAAAGATATTGTTTCTTCCAGCGCGCTATTTTTGCCTTGGTGGATAATTCGTAACAGAATGCAAGCAATTACCTCCCTTATTTCTCTGGCACAAAAAGATGATCTTGTTGTTATTTGTGGTAAAGGACACGAGGACTATCAGGAAATTGAAGGTATCAAACATCATTTTGATGACCGCGAAGCAACCCTGAAAGCTCTGGAAATGAAAGGAACCAAAGAAAAAGCAGATGATGAATTAATTTTACCCATAGATAAAACCTTGTTACAATTATTATTTCTTCCGCATTGGGAACCTGAGCCCAAGGGATATAAAGAACCGGTTTCTTATCCCTATCTTTCTACGGATTCCAGGGTTACAAAGCCGGGAAGTTTGTTTGTAGCTATTAAAGGGGAGAAATACGACGGGCATAACTATCTGCAAAATGTTCTAAGCATAGCAGAAAACTGTGCTTTGAGTGAAATCCCCTCTCCGCAAAATATTTCTAACCCTGAAGCGCTGTATTTTCAGGTTGCCAATTCGCAGGAGGCAATGGGACTTATATGTCGTAAATATTTACAGCTATTTGCCGCTAAGAGAATTGCCCTTACAGGCAGCACTGGAAAAACTACCTGTAAAGAATTGATGGCAAAGGTGTTGCAAACCTCAGCTCCCGTCTTAAAGACCCTGGCTAACGAAAATAATATGATTGGTTTATGCAAGACCATTTTACGCATTAAACCGGAACATCAATATGCAGTTTTGGAATTGGGAACTAATCATTTTGGAGAAATTAAAGCTCTGGCAGATGTAGCTGACCCGGAAATTGGCATAATTATTAATATTGGTCCCTCGCATTTGGAATATTTTGGGGACGAGGAAGGAGTTTTTAACGAAAAAATAACTCTCTTCAATAGATCTCTTGCTTTGCGTTTATATCCAGGTGATGATTCCCGCTTTGAAAATATTGCCCCCGAAGGAATAAGTATCGGCTATACAGAAAAGTGTGATTATAGAATAACACAGCATCAATATTCAGCAAACAGTCAATCCTTTTACCTGAATTCGGACTTATGGAATTTACCTTATGGAGCTCCTCATTATGCTTTAAATGCTTCTTTTGCAATTGTATTGGGCATAAAATCGGGAATTGGCAGAGACCAAATTCAGGCAGCGCTAAATAGTCCAATTCTTCTGGAATTGAGAAATCAGATTGAAAAAAGAGGTAGCGGATTGCTGATTGCCGATTGTTATAACGCCAATCCTTACTCAATGCAAAAAGCATTGGAATATTGGCAAACGCTCTATCCAGAACAACCCCATTATGCCATTTTGGGAGATATGCTGGAATTGGGAGAAAGCTCTATTTTATACCATCAATTGATTTCCGCAATGTTGGCAGAAATGCGTTATGAACAGTTAATTACGGTAGGAAATTATGCCCGTATCTATCATCCCGAAAAGGAAAGTGCCGTTATCCACTATGATACTGTAGGGCAGTTGATTAGCTCGGAACAATGGAAAACAATTCCGGATAATGCTGTAATTCTGGTAAAAGGTTCGCATTCAATACAATTAGAGCGTATTATTCCATTCCTGAAAGGAGAGAACTGA
- a CDS encoding penicillin-binding transpeptidase domain-containing protein → MKSRFYFLVVIFSLAAVLWTVYLFCIQILDPFHLAGARRMRYTPKKEILIPRRGSILDAKGNLLVSSISYYQIDVDRASIASWAKSEKIPYEKALEMCATIITTQTTLSKEEVLKKLTNGNKLTSIQISNKISEVELDRLIKDFQAKDMPGLIYSFASMKRIYSKDILAARVLGSVNEISNGYDPATNSKSLYKLSGVCGIESTYDKFLSGNYGWKEVVLDANHQPVPYPNLHSKKPEDGMNLWLTIDSQIQEIVENALYEGIEQYGAKNGGAIVMDPNTGKILAMAGVSGEDKTEDPNLVRVKSNIAVSFMFEPGSTMKPLTILPAIQHKLVKPTEKIQCGRYQVGRRVISDTHQYGELTPREIITKSSNVGIAKIAERIGSTRLYENFIALGFGQKTALNMTGESSGMFAKLQNWDGYTLHSVAFGQAISTTALQLATAYSAVANGGKLMKPIIVESIRDDEGKIVEQYEPSVLRTVSTPAVTDTVKSYLQGVVDSGTARHIKMDYIQVGGKTGTAQKNIAGTRGYSEGKYSSVFVGMFPIEKPQMVVVVFYDEPAPGFHFGSTSSAPTFKKIVENILFMPDCQILPYNERLMQTTLTMPNLIGMHLFQAESSLNRYGFQYKVEGPDSASVVINQFPKPGVTVDPHYPITLKIGPNADKKAPVHETGTMPNLVGLTLREALKQASVQGLAVNIQGSGIVRSQSVLPGSRILKGSKCYLEATL, encoded by the coding sequence ATGAAATCCCGTTTCTATTTTTTGGTAGTAATCTTTTCTCTGGCAGCTGTTCTCTGGACGGTATATCTTTTCTGTATTCAGATATTAGACCCCTTTCATTTGGCAGGAGCAAGAAGAATGCGCTATACACCCAAAAAAGAAATTCTGATTCCGCGCAGGGGTTCCATTCTGGACGCCAAAGGAAATTTGTTAGTAAGCTCAATCAGCTATTACCAGATAGATGTTGACCGGGCATCTATAGCTTCCTGGGCAAAAAGTGAAAAAATACCTTATGAAAAAGCACTGGAGATGTGCGCTACTATAATTACTACCCAAACCACTTTAAGTAAAGAAGAAGTGCTGAAAAAATTAACTAACGGCAATAAACTTACTTCTATCCAAATTAGCAATAAAATAAGCGAAGTAGAACTGGATAGGTTAATTAAGGATTTTCAGGCAAAAGATATGCCTGGCTTAATATATAGCTTTGCTTCAATGAAAAGGATATACTCCAAAGATATTCTGGCAGCCAGAGTTCTGGGCTCGGTTAATGAAATTTCCAATGGCTATGATCCGGCAACTAATAGTAAATCGCTTTATAAGCTATCCGGTGTATGCGGAATTGAATCTACCTACGATAAATTTCTCTCCGGAAATTATGGCTGGAAAGAAGTTGTTCTGGATGCGAATCATCAACCGGTGCCCTATCCCAATTTGCATTCCAAAAAGCCGGAAGATGGAATGAACCTGTGGCTGACGATAGATTCCCAAATTCAAGAAATTGTGGAAAATGCCCTCTATGAAGGGATAGAGCAATATGGAGCCAAAAATGGTGGTGCTATTGTGATGGACCCCAATACCGGCAAAATTTTGGCTATGGCAGGTGTTTCTGGAGAAGATAAAACCGAAGACCCGAATTTAGTGAGAGTAAAATCTAATATTGCGGTCAGCTTTATGTTTGAACCTGGCTCTACAATGAAGCCGTTAACAATTCTACCGGCAATTCAGCATAAATTAGTTAAGCCCACGGAAAAAATTCAGTGCGGTAGATATCAAGTTGGAAGAAGAGTTATTTCCGATACTCATCAATATGGAGAATTAACTCCCCGGGAAATAATTACTAAATCCAGTAATGTGGGAATTGCCAAAATAGCGGAAAGAATAGGTTCTACACGACTATACGAAAATTTCATTGCTTTAGGTTTTGGGCAAAAAACCGCATTAAATATGACAGGCGAATCCAGTGGAATGTTTGCCAAGTTACAAAATTGGGATGGTTATACATTGCATTCAGTAGCTTTCGGTCAGGCAATTTCCACAACCGCTTTACAGCTTGCCACTGCTTACAGTGCTGTTGCCAATGGCGGAAAACTGATGAAACCTATTATTGTAGAGTCCATCAGAGATGACGAAGGAAAAATTGTTGAACAGTATGAACCCTCGGTTTTACGAACTGTTTCTACTCCTGCTGTTACTGATACCGTAAAATCGTATTTGCAGGGAGTTGTGGATTCAGGAACTGCCAGGCATATAAAAATGGATTACATTCAAGTTGGGGGTAAAACCGGAACCGCACAAAAAAACATTGCCGGAACCAGGGGCTATAGCGAAGGCAAATATAGTTCTGTATTTGTAGGAATGTTCCCGATAGAAAAACCCCAGATGGTAGTAGTTGTTTTTTATGATGAACCGGCTCCAGGTTTTCATTTTGGCAGCACCAGCAGCGCTCCAACTTTTAAAAAGATTGTAGAAAATATTCTCTTTATGCCCGATTGTCAGATTTTACCCTATAATGAACGCCTGATGCAAACAACACTTACAATGCCGAATCTAATCGGGATGCATCTTTTTCAAGCAGAAAGTTCTCTTAATCGTTACGGATTTCAATATAAAGTTGAGGGACCCGATTCTGCTTCAGTAGTTATAAATCAATTTCCCAAGCCAGGCGTAACTGTTGATCCGCATTATCCGATAACTCTGAAAATAGGACCTAACGCAGATAAAAAAGCACCGGTGCACGAAACAGGAACGATGCCCAATTTAGTAGGTTTAACTTTGCGGGAAGCGTTAAAACAGGCATCCGTTCAAGGATTGGCAGTAAATATTCAAGGTTCGGGTATAGTTCGTTCTCAATCCGTTCTTCCAGGAAGTAGAATTCTTAAAGGAAGTAAATGCTATCTGGAGGCAACTCTGTGA
- the rsmH gene encoding 16S rRNA (cytosine(1402)-N(4))-methyltransferase RsmH, with protein sequence MSFHTPVMVQQCLFYLNLRAGKIYVDATTGGGGHSLALLQRQPEVKLYCFDQDTEAIEEAGKTLGSYPNVELIKANFKQLRTELAYRKVKGIDGILFDLGVSSRQLEKAERGFSFEKDAPLDMRMDTDLKYCAYNAVNELDTKTLATIFRNYGEEQNAMRIAKAIEKAPKPIKTTGALAKIVESIAGKGTKASLKSKVRIFQALRIYVNKELEVLSTALQDAINILNPEGRIVVLSYHSLEDRIVKQTFKKAEQENSYPQNSLGSNYHYQQLEILTKKPVRAEEEEIASNSRSRSAKLRAAEKLQRENREIKNNLKQKRQNAEEEK encoded by the coding sequence ATGAGTTTCCATACTCCGGTGATGGTGCAACAGTGCCTTTTTTATCTCAATTTGAGAGCCGGGAAAATATATGTGGATGCTACAACCGGAGGCGGGGGACATAGTTTAGCCCTTTTACAGAGGCAACCGGAGGTTAAATTATATTGTTTTGACCAGGATACGGAAGCAATTGAAGAAGCAGGAAAAACTCTTGGTTCCTATCCAAATGTGGAATTGATAAAAGCCAATTTTAAGCAACTGAGAACAGAGCTTGCCTATCGTAAAGTGAAAGGAATTGATGGCATTTTGTTTGATTTAGGTGTTTCTTCCCGGCAGCTGGAAAAAGCAGAGCGCGGTTTTAGTTTTGAAAAAGATGCTCCTTTGGATATGAGAATGGATACAGACCTGAAATACTGTGCTTATAATGCAGTGAACGAATTGGATACAAAAACTCTGGCTACTATCTTCAGGAACTATGGAGAAGAACAAAATGCAATGCGCATAGCCAAAGCTATTGAAAAAGCCCCAAAACCTATAAAGACCACCGGGGCACTGGCGAAAATTGTGGAAAGCATTGCCGGAAAAGGCACCAAGGCATCTCTTAAAAGCAAGGTGCGAATTTTTCAGGCATTGCGGATATATGTGAATAAAGAATTAGAAGTTCTTTCTACAGCATTACAGGATGCCATCAATATATTGAATCCCGAAGGCAGAATAGTTGTGCTCAGCTATCACTCTCTGGAGGATAGAATTGTGAAACAGACCTTTAAGAAAGCAGAACAGGAAAATTCTTATCCGCAGAATTCTTTAGGGAGTAATTATCACTATCAACAGTTAGAAATTTTAACCAAAAAACCTGTAAGAGCCGAAGAAGAGGAAATAGCTTCCAATTCGCGTTCCCGAAGCGCAAAGTTACGCGCTGCTGAAAAATTACAGCGGGAAAATCGGGAAATAAAAAATAACCTGAAACAAAAGCGGCAAAACGCAGAGGAGGAAAAATGA